A section of the Mangifera indica cultivar Alphonso chromosome 12, CATAS_Mindica_2.1, whole genome shotgun sequence genome encodes:
- the LOC123193143 gene encoding pentatricopeptide repeat-containing protein At5g65570: protein MQLTFHKRAVGFSQLLKLNYLTTKPLSLIQQCIDTQSILDLKKIQTHITKSGFTLTLRDKLVDAYLKCGSISDGRKLFDEMPERHIVTWNSMIARYISGKNIKEAIGLYRMMIFEGLFPNEYTFSSIFKAFSELGCLREGQRAHGLSVVLGVEASNVFVGSALVDMYSKFGQMRDAKLVADQVVEKDVVLFTALIVGYSQQRAAWEALAVFVSMINEGVKANEYTFASILIACGNSEDLGNGRLIHGLIIKSGFESAVASQTSLLTMYSKCGLIDDSLKVFKQFVNPNRVTWTSLIAGLVQNGREEVALTKFRQMICNAINPNSFTLSSVLRACASLAMLEEGKQIHAIVTKYGLDKDKYSGAALIDLYGKCGNTEMAKLVFDDLTEVDVVSVNSMIYSYAQNGFGAEALELFTRMKDLRLHPNEITFLSVLLACNNAGFVDEGCQIFASMKSCHDIELTRDHYACMVNLLGRAGRLEEAEILINQVENPDVVLWRTLLSACRIHGEVKIVERIKNKVLELAAGDEGTHVLLSNLFASTGKWNQVIEIKTAMREMKLKKDPAMTWVDVDREVHTFMAGNCSHPRLQEIFETLDDLIQKVKILGYVPDTRFVLQDLDEVRKERSLYYHSEKLAIAFAVWKTSNQTSSIRIFKNLRVCGDCHNWIKLVSKVVKREIISRDAKRFHHFKDGLCSCGDYW, encoded by the coding sequence ATGCAATTAACTTTTCACAAAAGAGCCGTTGGCTTTTCCCAACTTTTGAAACTTAACTACCTCACAACAAAACCCTTGTCACTTATTCAACAATGCATAGACACCCAATCCATTTTAGACCTCAAAAAAATTCAGACCCACATCACAAAATCCGGTTTTACACTCACTTTAAGAGATAAATTGGTAGATGCTTACTTAAAATGCGGTAGCATTTCGGATGGTCGTAAATTGTTCGATGAAATGCCTGAACGACATATTGTTACTTGGAATTCCATGATAGCTAGGTATATTAGTGGAAAGAATATTAAGGAAGCTATTGGTTTGTATAGAATGATGATTTTTGAGGGATTATTTCCTAATGAGTACACATTTTCGAGCATTTTTAAGGCATTTTCAGAGCTGGGTTGTCTGCGCGAGGGACAGAGAGCTCATGGGTTGTCAGTGGTTTTGGGTGTAGAGGCGTCAAATGTGTTTGTTGGTAGTGCTTTGGTTGATATGTATTCAAAGTTTGGTCAAATGCGGGATGCTAAGTTGGTGGCAGATCAAGTTGTAGAGAAAGATGTTGTTTTGTTTACTGCTTTGATTGTTGGTTACTCTCAACAGCGTGCAGCTTGGGAGGCTTTAGCGGTTTTTGTGAGTATGATCAATGAAGGGGTTAAGGCTAATGAATATACTTTTGCAAGCATTTTGATTGCCTGTGGAAATTCAGAGGATTTAGGTAATGGTAGGCTGATTCATGGACTTATTATCAAATCTGGTTTTGAATCTGCTGTTGCTTCACAAACTTCACTCCTTACGATGTATTCAAAGTGTGGATTAATTGATGATTCTTTGAAAGTTTTCAAGCAGTTTGTAAACCCAAATCGGGTGACATGGACGTCACTAATTGCTGGTCTTGTGCAAAATGGTAGAGAAGAGGTCGCTCTGACAAAGTTCAGGCAGATGATCTGTAACGCAATAAATccaaattcttttactttatctAGTGTACTTAGGGCATGCGCCAGTCTTGCAATGCTTGAAGAAGGCAAACAAATCCATGCCATAGTCACAAAATACGGATTGGACAAAGATAAATATTCTGGAGCAGCATTGATTGATCTGTATGGGAAATGTGGAAATACAGAAATGGCAAAATTGGTTTTTGATGACTTAACTGAAGTTGATGTTGTCTCTGTTAACTCCATGATATATAGTTATGCCCAGAATGGATTTGGAGCTGAGGCACTTGAACTGTTCACTAGGATGAAAGATCTGAGACTGCACCcaaatgaaattacatttttaagTGTTCTCTTAGCATGTAACAATGCAGGATTTGTTGACGAAGGTTGCCAGATATTTGCTTCTATGAAGAGCTGTCACGATATTGAACTAACAAGAGATCACTATGCTTGTATGGTCAATTTGCTTGGACGTGCAGGAAGACTTGAGGAGgctgaaatattaataaatcagGTTGAGAATCCAGATGTGGTTTTATGGAGAACGTTGCTCAGTGCATGTAGGATTCATGGAGAAGTTAAAATTGTGGAgagaattaagaataaagtgcTTGAGCTTGCGGCAGGGGATGAAGGAACTCATGTTTTGTTGTCAAATCTTTTTGCTTCAACAGGAAAATGGAACCAGGTGATAGAGATTAAAACCGCAATGAGGgagatgaaattgaaaaaggaTCCAGCAATGACTTGGGTTGATGTTGATCGTGAGGTCCATACCTTCATGGCCGGGAattgttcccacccaagattgCAAGAGATATTTGAAACTCTAGATGATCTAATTCAGAAGGTTAAAATCCTTGGTTATGTTCCAGATACTAGATTTGTGTTACAAGACTTGGATGAGGTGAGAAAAGAGAGGTCTTTGTATTACCATAGTGAGAAATTAGCCATAGCTTTTGCAGTATGGAAGACTAGCAATCAAACTTCTAGTATCAGGATTTTTAAAAACCTCAGAGTTTGTGGGGATTGCCACAATTGGATTAAGCTTGTATCTAAAGTTgttaaaagagaaataatttcCAGGGATGCAAAgagatttcatcattttaaagatGGATTGTGTTCCTGTGGAGATTATTGGTGA
- the LOC123193145 gene encoding ATP phosphoribosyltransferase 2, chloroplastic-like isoform X1, giving the protein MSVMSATSLLQSRFQHCPSPSLSVLCPSSSFHISVSPPQQPRLADTTITCCVSQSQLSVVNGKIDSPVYERNEIRLGLPSKGRMAADTLDLLKDCQLSVRQVNPRQYIAQIPQLSNLEVWFQRPKDIVRKLLSGDLDLGIVGLDTVSEYGQGSEDLIIVHNALEYGDCRLSLAIPKYGIFENVNSLQELAQMPQWTAEKPLRVATGFTYLGPKFMKENGLKHVVFSTADGALEAAPAMGIADAILDLVSSGTTLRENNLKEIDGGVVLESQAVLVASRKSLIQRKGVLDTTHEILERFEAHLRALGQFTVVANMRGSSAEEVAERILSQTSLSGLQGPTVSPVFRKRDGKVTADYYAIVICVPKKSLYKSVQQLRAIGGSGVLISPLTYIFDEETPRWRELLSELGL; this is encoded by the exons ATGTCTGTGATGTCCGCCACGTCTCTTCTGCAATCCCGTTTCCAGCACTGCCCCTCGCCGTCTCTCTCCGTCCTCTGTCCTTCTTCGTCCTTTCACATCTCCGTCTCTCCACCGCAACAACCAAGGCTTGCCGATACGACAATCACCTGCTGCGTTTCGCAGTCTCAACTTTCGGTTGTGAATGGCAAGATCGACAGTCCAGTCTATGAGCGCAACGAAATTCGACTTGGCTTGCCAAGCAAAGGCCGCATGGCCGCCGACACTCTCGATCTCCTCAAG GACTGTCAACTATCAGTCAGACAGGTCAATCCTCGACAATACATTGCTCAAATCCCTCag CTCTCAAATTTGGAAGTTTGGTTTCAACGGCCAAAAGACATTGTACGGAAGTTGTTATCAGGAGATTTAGATCTTGGTATTGTAGGCTTGGATACAGTCAGTGAATATGGACAG GGAAGTGAAGATCTTATCATTGTTCACAATGCTCTTGAGTACGGGGATTGTCGTTTATCCCTTGCT ATCCCCAAATATGGGATTTTTGAAAATGTGAATTCACTGCAAGAGCTAGCTCAAATGCCACAATGGACTGCTGAGAAACCTCTACGAGTTGCTACTGGCTTCACTTAT CTGGGTCCCAagtttatgaaagaaaatggaTTAAAGCATGTGGTTTTTTCTACTGCTGATGGAGCCTTAGAGGCTGCTCCAGCG ATGGGGATTGCTGATGCTATTTTGGACCTTGTGAGTAGTGGGACAACTCTAAGAGAGAACAACTTGAAAGAAATTGATGGTGGAGTTGTGTTGGAAAGCCAG GCTGTTCTTGTAGCAAGCAGGAAGTCATTGATCCAGAGAAAAGGGGTACTGGACACCACCCATGAGATTCTTGAAAGATTTGAGGCCCATTTGAGGGCACTGGGCCAGTTCACG GTTGTTGCAAACATGAGGGGAAGTAGCGCAGAGGAAGTAGCTGAGCGGATATTGAGCCAAACTTCATTATCTGGGTTGCAG GGACCCACTGTCAGTCCTGTTTTTCGTAAACGCGATGGGAAGGTAACAGCTGATTATTATGCGATCGTCATTTGTGTACCCAAGAAATCACTATACAAGTCTGTACAGCAACTAAGAGCG ATTGGAGGTAGTGGGGTTCTAATCTCGCCATTGACCTACATATTTGATGAAGAGACTCCAAGATGGCGGGAGCTTCTCTCAGAACTTGGGCTTTAA
- the LOC123193145 gene encoding ATP phosphoribosyltransferase 2, chloroplastic-like isoform X2: protein MSVMSATSLLQSRFQHCPSPSLSVLCPSSSFHISVSPPQQPRLADTTITCCVSQSQLSVVNGKIDSPVYERNEIRLGLPSKGRMAADTLDLLKDCQLSVRQVNPRQYIAQIPQLSNLEVWFQRPKDIVRKLLSGDLDLGIVGLDTVSEYGQGSEDLIIVHNALEYGDCRLSLAIPKYGIFENVNSLQELAQMPQWTAEKPLRVATGFTYMGIADAILDLVSSGTTLRENNLKEIDGGVVLESQAVLVASRKSLIQRKGVLDTTHEILERFEAHLRALGQFTVVANMRGSSAEEVAERILSQTSLSGLQGPTVSPVFRKRDGKVTADYYAIVICVPKKSLYKSVQQLRAIGGSGVLISPLTYIFDEETPRWRELLSELGL, encoded by the exons ATGTCTGTGATGTCCGCCACGTCTCTTCTGCAATCCCGTTTCCAGCACTGCCCCTCGCCGTCTCTCTCCGTCCTCTGTCCTTCTTCGTCCTTTCACATCTCCGTCTCTCCACCGCAACAACCAAGGCTTGCCGATACGACAATCACCTGCTGCGTTTCGCAGTCTCAACTTTCGGTTGTGAATGGCAAGATCGACAGTCCAGTCTATGAGCGCAACGAAATTCGACTTGGCTTGCCAAGCAAAGGCCGCATGGCCGCCGACACTCTCGATCTCCTCAAG GACTGTCAACTATCAGTCAGACAGGTCAATCCTCGACAATACATTGCTCAAATCCCTCag CTCTCAAATTTGGAAGTTTGGTTTCAACGGCCAAAAGACATTGTACGGAAGTTGTTATCAGGAGATTTAGATCTTGGTATTGTAGGCTTGGATACAGTCAGTGAATATGGACAG GGAAGTGAAGATCTTATCATTGTTCACAATGCTCTTGAGTACGGGGATTGTCGTTTATCCCTTGCT ATCCCCAAATATGGGATTTTTGAAAATGTGAATTCACTGCAAGAGCTAGCTCAAATGCCACAATGGACTGCTGAGAAACCTCTACGAGTTGCTACTGGCTTCACTTAT ATGGGGATTGCTGATGCTATTTTGGACCTTGTGAGTAGTGGGACAACTCTAAGAGAGAACAACTTGAAAGAAATTGATGGTGGAGTTGTGTTGGAAAGCCAG GCTGTTCTTGTAGCAAGCAGGAAGTCATTGATCCAGAGAAAAGGGGTACTGGACACCACCCATGAGATTCTTGAAAGATTTGAGGCCCATTTGAGGGCACTGGGCCAGTTCACG GTTGTTGCAAACATGAGGGGAAGTAGCGCAGAGGAAGTAGCTGAGCGGATATTGAGCCAAACTTCATTATCTGGGTTGCAG GGACCCACTGTCAGTCCTGTTTTTCGTAAACGCGATGGGAAGGTAACAGCTGATTATTATGCGATCGTCATTTGTGTACCCAAGAAATCACTATACAAGTCTGTACAGCAACTAAGAGCG ATTGGAGGTAGTGGGGTTCTAATCTCGCCATTGACCTACATATTTGATGAAGAGACTCCAAGATGGCGGGAGCTTCTCTCAGAACTTGGGCTTTAA